One genomic region from Carettochelys insculpta isolate YL-2023 chromosome 4, ASM3395843v1, whole genome shotgun sequence encodes:
- the VPS16 gene encoding vacuolar protein sorting-associated protein 16 homolog produces the protein MACYTANWDPLGEEAFYRKFELYSMAWNLKEDLQDCLVAAAPYGGPIALLKNNLRREKSPSSRPVLEIYSAAGVPLASVLWKSGQVVQLGWTASEDLLCIQEDGSVLIYNLFCEFQRHFSMGNEVLQNHVREAKVFHTQYGTGVAILTGAHRFSLTTNIIDLKLRRMPEVPGLQKPPSCWAVLSQDRVTLVLLAIGQDLYLLDNTSCSVVTPPGMSPQAGAYLQMAVSFTYRYLALFTDTGYLWMGTASLKEKLGEFSCDIRAPPRQMVWCARPRSKQRAVVVAWDRRLLVAGHSKECIQFVLDEDSYLVPELDGVRIFSRTTHEFLHEIPEASEEIFKIASMAPGALLLEAQREYEKESQKADEYLWEIKDQKLLAEAVRQCIEAACYEHEPETQKSLLRAASFGKCFLDKFPPESFVRTCRDLRVLNAIRDYQIGMPLTFAQYKQLTIEVLLDRLVLRRLYPLAIKICEYLRLSEFQGVSRILAHWACYKVQQKDKSDEEVAQAINQKLGDTPGISYSEIAARAYDCGRTELAIKLLEYEPRSGEQVPLLLKMKKSQLALNKAIESGDTDLAYTVVLHLKNELNRGTFFMTLQKQPVALSLYRQFCKHQELETLKDLYNQDDDHQELGNFHVHSSYSSEKRLEGRLAALQNAVDEYYKAKNEFAAKATEEQIKLLRMQRRLQDDLDKPYVDYSLHDTVYSLILEGSHKRAEQLYREFRIPDKRFWWLKVSALAERADWEELEKFSKSKKSPIGYLPFVEICMKHHSRHEARKYAARVSPEQRVKAHVLVGELDQAADAAIEHKSETEMNLVLSKCTAATDSSIAEKINRAKAQILKK, from the exons ATGGCCTGTTACACGGCGAACTGGGACCCGCTGGGGGAGGAGGCGTTTTACCG GAAGTTTGAGTTGTACAGCATGGCGTGGAACctgaaggaggatctgcaggatTGCCTGGTGGCTGCTGCACCTTATGGGGGCCCCATTG CTTTGCTGAAGAACAACCTCCGGAGGGAGAAGTCCCCCAGTTCCCGACCAGTGCTGGAGATCTACTCGGCCGCAGGCGTGCCCCTGGCCAGCGTTCTG TGGAAGAGTGGCCAGGTGGTGCAGCTGGGCTGGACGGCCAGTGAGGACCTGCTCTGCATCCAGGAGGACGGCTCCGTCCTCATCTACAACCTCTTCTGCGAGTTCCAGCGACACTTCAGCATGGGGAAC GAGGTGCTGCAGAACCACGTGCGGGAGGCGAAGGTTTTCCACACGCAATACGGCACGGGGGTGGCCATCCTCACCGGTGCGCACCGCTTCTCCCTCACCACCAATATCATCGACCTCAAGCTGCGCCGGATGCCGGAGGTGCCAG GGCTGCAGAAGCCGCCCTCCTGCTGGGCTGTCCTGTCGCAGGACAGAGTGACCCTCGTCCTGTTAGCCATCGGCCAGGACCTCTACCTCCTGGACAACACGTCCTGCTCTGTGGTG ACTCCACCGGGAATGAGCCCCCAGGCCGGTGCCTACCTGCAGATGGCAGTGTCCTTCACCTACCGCTACCTGGCCCTGTTCACTGACACCGGCTACCTCTGGATGGGGACGGCCTCGCTGAAG GAGAAGCTGGGTGAATTCAGCTGCGACATCCGAGCTCCGCCCAGGCAGATGGTGTG GTGCGCGCGCCCCCGGAGCAAGCAGCGTGCTGTGGTGGTGGCCTGGGATCGCCGGCTCCTGGTGGCTGGGCACTCCAAGGAGTGCATTCA GTTTGTGCTGGATGAAGATTCCTACCTGGTGCCGGAGCTGGATGGCGTGAGGATCTTCTCTCGCACCACGCACGAGTTCCTGCACGAGATCCCTG AGGCCAGTGAGGAGATCTTTAAGATCGCTTCGATGGCGCCTGGGGCTCTCCTGCTGGAAGCACAGCGAGAGTACGAG AAGGAGAGCCAGAAGGCGGACGAGTACCTGTGGGAGATCAAGGACCAGAAGCTGCTTGCGGAGGCGGTGCGGCAGTGCATCGAGGCAGCCTGCTACGAGCACGAGCCGGAAACCCAGAAGTCCCTGCtccgg GCCGCCTCCTTCGGAAAGTGCTTCCTGGACAAGTTCCCCCCAGAGAGCTTCGTGCGGACGTGCCGGGACCTGCGGGTGCTGAACGCCATCAGGGACTATCAGATCGGCATGCCCCTGACCTTCGCCCA ATACAAGCAGCTCACCATAGAAGTGCTGCTGGACAG GTTAGTTCTGCGAAGGCTCTATCCCCTCGCCATCAAAATCTGCGAGTACCTGCGCCTCTCGGAGTTCCAGGGCGTGAGCAGGATACTGGCTCACTGGGCCTGCTACAAG GTGCAGCAGAAGGACAAGTCGGACGAGGAGGTTGCCCAGGCCATCAACCAGAAGCTGGGCGACACCCCGGGCATTTCGTACTCGGAGATCGCTGCCCGGGCCTACGACTGTGGCAGGACAGAGCTGGCCATTAAG CTGCTGGAGTATGAGCCCAGGTCGGGGGAGCAGGTCCCGCTGCTGCTGAAGATGAAgaagagccagctggccctgaACAAAGCCATTGAGAGCGGAGACACGGACCTGG CGTACACGGTCGTGCTGCACCTGAAGAACGAACTGAATCGGGGCACTTTCTTCATGACTCTGCAGAAGCAGCCGGTGGCGCTGAGCCTCTACCGCCAG TTCTGCAAGCACCAGGAGCTGGAGACGCTCAAGGACCTGTACAACCAGGACGACGATCACCAGGAGCTCGGGAACTTCCATGTGCACTCAAGCTACTCCAGTGAGAAG AGGCTTGAGGGGCGCCTGGCGGCCCTGCAGAACGCGGTGGATGAGTACTACAAGGCCAAGAACGAGTTTGCTGCCAAG GCGACAGAGGAGCAGATCAAACTGCTGCGCATGCAGCGTCGCTTGCAGGACGACCTGGACAAGCCCTACGTGGACTACTCCCTGCACGACACGGTCTACAGCCTCATCCTGGAGGGCAGCCACAAGCGGGCGGAGCAGCTGTACCGCGAGTTCCGAATCCCCGACAAGAG GTTCTGGTGGCTGAAGGTCAGTGCCCTGGCTGAGCGGGCTGACTGGGAGGAGCTGGAGAAGTTTTCCAAGAGTAAGAAGTCGCCCATTGGGTACCTG CCCTTTGTCGAAATCTGCATGAAGCATCACAGCCGCCACGAGGCCAGGAAGTACGCTGCCCGCGTGAGCCCGGAGCAGAGGGTCAAGGCCCACGTCCTAGTAGG AGAGCTGGACCAAGCTGCCGATGCTGCCATCGAGCACAAGAGTGAGACTGAGATGAACCTCGTTCTGTCCAAGTGCACCGCAGCCACCGACTCCTCCATCGCAGAGAAGATCAACCGGGCAAAAGCTCAGATCCTAAAGAAATGA